A region of the Phycisphaerales bacterium genome:
GCGGGCGCCGAGAGCATCGAGCACGCGAACGCGCTGGCGGTCCGGGCGTCGCTGCTGCGGACGGAAGGGAACCTCGACGCCTCGCTCGCGGACGCGCAATCCGCCCTGGATATCCGCCGGCGGGTGGCGTCCGGCGACCGGGCCGACCTGGCCAAGAACATCCAGGAGGTCGGCGACAGCCTGTTCGGGCTCGGGCGGTACGACGAGGCGCTGGCATTCCAGCAGGAAGCGCTGGCGATGCGCCGACGGCTCTTTCCCGGTGACCATCCCGACGTGGCGCTCAGCTTGAGCAGCGCGGGCGAGGTGCTCCGCGCGCTATGGCGGTTGGATGACGCGCTCGCGCATCACCAGCAGGCGCTGGCGATGTACCGGGCGCTGGAGGCAGGCAACTCGCTCAACGTCGCGCTGGCGAGCAACAACGTGGCGGTGTGCCTGTCCGATCTGGGGCGCGCGTCGGAGGCGATCGGCCCGCAGCGCGAGGCGCTGGAGATGTTCCGACGCCTTTATCCCGATGGCCACCCGTTCATCGTGAACGGCCTTGGCAACCTGGCGGGCTGCCTGCAGGACACCGGCCGCCTCGACGAGGCGCTGCCGCAGTACGAGGCCGCGCTGGCGATGTCGCAGCGTCTCTTCGCCGGGGACCATCCGGGCACCGCCGTGTGCCTGAACAACCTGGCGTTCTGCCTTGACGCAATGGGCCGACCTGGCGACGCACTGTCACCGTACACCGCTGCGCTGGACATGCTCCGGCGGCTCTCCCCCGAGGGGCATCCGCAGATCCCACTGCTCCTGGGCAACATCGGCAGGACGCTCCACCTGCTGGGCCGTCTCGATGAGTCGATCGAAAGCTACGAGCGTGCGCTGGCCGAGGCCTCCGGCGGCTTACCCGAGGATGACCCGCGCGTGGCACGGTTGCACAGCAACTTCGGCTGGTGCCTGGTGGAATCCGGCCGGTTGGCCGAGGCGGAAACGCACCTTCTTTGGGCGCAGCAGAGCTTCGATGCCGCGGAGGGCATCCCGCCGCGCTTCCTGCGCGAGAACATCGCCAGGCTGGTCGAGGTCTTCGAGAAGCAGGCCCCGTCCAGCGAGGCGGCCCAGGCCAAGGCCGCGGAGTGGCGGCGGCGACTGGCCGAACTCGATGCCGGCCAATCGGCGGGCGGAGACCCGGGCGGAGGTGGCTGACCCGACCGGGCTGACAGGCCTTCAACAGCGCCGCATCCGTCGCACACGGGGAAAAAGCGCGCAAGCCCGGAGATTCCGTTGCCCTCCGCGGGCGCAGTTTCCGCCTGATGCTGTGAGGGTCCGTTGCAGCTGGACCTGGCTCAGCCGGGACGCCGCCTGTGTGCGCGGCATCGCCGGCCGTTGTCGTGCTTGGCCCCTGGAGAGGAAAGAGGATCATCATGCATACCCGTCTTGCCCGTGTGCTCATCGCCGGCGTTTCGCTGGCTTCCGCATACTCCGCCCGTGCCGACATCACCGGCTTTGGCAACTTCTCGGAGTGGACCATCAACCAGGGGGACGATGGGCCCGCCCCGATGCTGGTGGACAATGGCATCCGCCTCACCTATCTCAACGATGTCCTGCAGCAGACACGGAGCATCTGGCACGAGACGCCCCAGACGGTGTCGGCGTTCACCGCGTCCTTCACCTACCAGGCGCTCAACGGCGCGACGGGCAGCGGGTTCGGCGCCGCCCTGGTTCTTCAGAACGACCCCGACGGCATCCACGCGCTCGGGGCCTCACCCGGCGATGAATGCGGGTACGACGGCATCGAGGACAGCGTCGCCGTCACGCTGGAGTTGGGCTTGCCCTCACGGTCGGGTCTGTACACCGACGGGCTCTTCGGGGGCGGGTCGCCCTCCATCAGTCCGGTCGATCTCCGCGCCGGCAACCCGGTCCTCGTCTCGCTCCAGTACGACGGCTCGATCCTCGGCGTCAGCATCCTCGACACGGTGACGCTCGATTCGTTCGACGCGGCCTACGCCGTGGACATCCCGGCGCTCGTCGGCAGTTCGACCGCGCTCGTCGGCTTCACCGCCAGCACGGGGTTCGGGAGCTCGGCCGACCAGTACATCTTCAACCCGCAGTTCACCAGCATCCCGGAACCCGGCTCGCTGGCGCTGCTCGCGCTGCTC
Encoded here:
- a CDS encoding PEP-CTERM sorting domain-containing protein (PEP-CTERM proteins occur, often in large numbers, in the proteomes of bacteria that also encode an exosortase, a predicted intramembrane cysteine proteinase. The presence of a PEP-CTERM domain at a protein's C-terminus predicts cleavage within the sorting domain, followed by covalent anchoring to some some component of the (usually Gram-negative) cell surface. Many PEP-CTERM proteins exhibit an unusual sequence composition that includes large numbers of potential glycosylation sites. Expression of one such protein has been shown restore the ability of a bacterium to form floc, a type of biofilm.); protein product: MHTRLARVLIAGVSLASAYSARADITGFGNFSEWTINQGDDGPAPMLVDNGIRLTYLNDVLQQTRSIWHETPQTVSAFTASFTYQALNGATGSGFGAALVLQNDPDGIHALGASPGDECGYDGIEDSVAVTLELGLPSRSGLYTDGLFGGGSPSISPVDLRAGNPVLVSLQYDGSILGVSILDTVTLDSFDAAYAVDIPALVGSSTALVGFTASTGFGSSADQYIFNPQFTSIPEPGSLALLALLGATASRRRRAAA